In one Myxocyprinus asiaticus isolate MX2 ecotype Aquarium Trade chromosome 1, UBuf_Myxa_2, whole genome shotgun sequence genomic region, the following are encoded:
- the LOC127442540 gene encoding histone H2B-like: MPEPAKSAPKKGSKKAVTKAAGKGGKKRRKSRKESYAIYVYKVLKQVHPDTGISSKAMGIMNSFVNDIFERIAGESSRLAHYNKRSTITSREIQTAVRLLLPGELAKHAVSEGTKAVTKYTSSK, encoded by the coding sequence ATGCCTGAACCAGCGAAGTCCGCCCCGAAGAAGGGATCTAAGAAGGCCGTCACGAAGGCCGCCGGTAAGGGAGGAAAGAAGCGCAGGAAGTCTAGGAAGGAGAGTTACGCTATCTACGTGTACAAAGTCTTGAAGCAGGTTCATCCTGACACCGGGATCTCCTCCAAGGCGATGGGCATCATGAACTCCTTCGTCAACGACATCTTCGAGCGCATCGCCGGTGAGTCGTCTCGTCTCGCTCACTACAACAAGCGCTCCACCATCACATCGAGAGAGATCCAGACCGCCGTGCGTCTGCTGCTGCCCGGTGAACTGGCCAAACACGCCGTGTCTGAGGGGACAAAGGCTGTCACCAAGTACACCAGCTCCAAGTAA
- the LOC127442463 gene encoding histone H4, which translates to MSGRGKGGKGLGKGGAKRHRKVLRDNIQGITKPAIRRLARRGGVKRISGLIYEETRGVLKVFLENVIRDAVTYTEHAKRKTVTAMDVVYALKRQGRTLYGFGG; encoded by the coding sequence ATGTCTGGAAGAGGTAAAGGCGGTAAAGGACTCGGGAAAGGAGGCGCTAAGCGTCACCGCAAAGTGTTGCGTGATAACATCCAGGGAATCACCAAACCCGCCATCCGTCGTCTAGCTCGCCGTGGCGGTGTCAAGCGTATCTCCGGTCTGATCTACGAGGAGACCCGCGGTGTGTTGAAGGTGTTTCTGGAGAACGTTATCCGTGATGCCGTCACCTACACTGAACACGCCAAGAGAAAGACCGTCACTGCCATGGACGTTGTGTACGCGCTGAAACGACAGGGACGAACTCTGTACGGCTTCGGAGGATAA
- the LOC127442510 gene encoding histone H3-like, with translation MARTKQTARKSTGGKAPRKQLATKAARKSAPATGGVKKPHRYRPGTVALREIRRYQKSTELLIRKLPFQRLVREIAQDFKTDLRFQSSAVMALQESSEAYLVGLFEDTNLCAIHAKRVTIMPKDIQLARRIRGERA, from the coding sequence ATGGCAAGAACCAAACAGACAGCTCGTAAGTCCACCGGTGGAAAAGCCCCGAGGAAGCAGCTCGCTACTAAAGCCGCCCGTAAAAGCGCCCCCGCCACCGGTGGAGTCAAGAAGCCTCATCGTTACAGGCCCGGTACCGTGGCGCTGAGAGAGATCCGCCGTTATCAGAAGTCCACTGAACTGCTGATTCGCAAACTGCCTTTCCAGCGTCTGGTGAGAGAAATCGCTCAGGATTTCAAGACGGATCTGCGCTTCCAGAGCTCCGCCGTTATGGCCCTGCAGGAGTCCAGCGAGGCTTATTTGGTCGGTCTGTTCGAGGACACCAACTTGTGTGCCATCCATGCCAAGAGGGTCACCATCATGCCCAAAGACATTCAGCTGGCACGCCGCATTCGTGGAGAGCGCGCTTAA
- the LOC127442194 gene encoding histone H1-like → MAETAPAAAAPPAKAPKKKSAAKPKKTGPSVGELIVKTVSASKERSGVSLAALKKALAAGGYDVEKNNSRVKIAVRSLVTKGTLVQTKGTGASGSFKLNKKQAESTKKPVKKAAPKVKKPAVKKPAAAKKPKSAATKKPAAKKSPKKAKKPAAAKKATKSPKKAKKPAAAKKAAKSPKKAKAAKPKTAKTKAAKPKKAAPKKK, encoded by the coding sequence ATGGCAGAAACCGCTCCAGCTGCAGCCGCCCCGCCGGCCAAAGCGCCCAAGAAGAAATCTGCTGCTAAACCCAAGAAAACGGGTCCAAGCGTCGGTGAACTCATCGTCAAAACTGTGTCCGCATCCAAGGAGAGGAGCGGCGTGTCTCTCGCCGCCCTGAAGAAAGCTCTCGCCGCCGGTGGATACGATGTGGAGAAGAACAACTCCCGTGTCAAGATCGCCGTTAGGAGTCTGGTGACTAAAGGCACTCTGGTCCAGACCAAAGGGACCGGCGCCTCCGGCTCATTCAAGCTCAACAAGAAACAAGCCGAGAGCACGAAGAAACCCGTCAAGAAAGCCGCTCCTAAAGTCAAGAAGCCCGCAGTCAAGAAACCCGCCGCTGCTAAGAAGCCCAAGAGTGCCGCGACTAAGAAACCTGCCGCCAAGAAATCTCCCAAGAAGGCGAAGAAACCAGCAGCCGCCAAAAAGGCAACGAAGAGCCCCAAGAAGGCCAAGAAACCAGCAGCCGCCAAGAAAGCCGCCAAGAGCCCCAAAAAGGCCAAAGCTGCCAAACCCAAAACGGCAAAGACTAAAGCAGCCAAGCCTAAAAAAGCAGCTCCCAAAAAGAAGTAA